From Streptomyces sp. NBC_00690, a single genomic window includes:
- the repSA gene encoding replication initiator protein RepSA, producing the protein MTDTATMAGLDPTTLADALRVAGSPGFDRWQDQIRRTGGCSDPIHLQGTTVTRDRASGQVLHSYSTEGEPGGSLRVACGNRRASRCPACAWTYAGDTYHLIRAGLTGDVAKGTPETVRDHPRVFATLTAPSFGPVHNRPAGGHRPCRCGTHHPENDPVLGTALDPLTYDYAGAVLWNNHASDLWRYFTIYLRREIAKRAGLTQQAARDQSRISFGKVAEYQKRGAVHFHAVIRFDGPDGPDTPPPSWATLDLLDDAIRAAAARVEVDVPPAGDQPARTLTWGTQLDVRPILAFGDDTEITEAAVASYVAKYATKAAEITGGPDRPVGNHEALTLLDLPHHTRRLMAACLDLHPAYPERRLRDWAHMLGFRGHFSTKSRSYSTTLGTLRQIRADYRASQERRRLGLPDLDEHPEATTLVIAHWTYAGHGHTPGETWLAATIHNDLQANRELAREARNELHDTEGEW; encoded by the coding sequence GTGACCGACACCGCCACCATGGCGGGCCTGGACCCGACCACCCTCGCCGACGCGCTGAGGGTGGCCGGGTCCCCCGGCTTCGACCGCTGGCAAGACCAGATCCGCCGTACGGGCGGCTGCTCCGACCCCATCCACCTCCAGGGCACGACAGTCACCCGGGATCGTGCGAGCGGGCAGGTCCTCCACTCCTACTCGACCGAGGGCGAGCCGGGCGGAAGTCTGCGAGTGGCGTGCGGAAACCGTCGTGCCTCGCGCTGCCCCGCCTGCGCCTGGACCTACGCGGGAGACACCTACCACCTGATCCGGGCCGGACTCACCGGCGACGTGGCCAAGGGCACCCCAGAGACGGTGAGGGATCACCCCCGGGTGTTCGCCACCCTCACCGCACCCAGCTTCGGCCCCGTCCACAACCGTCCCGCGGGCGGTCATCGTCCCTGCCGCTGCGGCACCCACCACCCCGAGAATGATCCCGTCCTGGGCACGGCACTCGACCCCCTCACCTACGACTACGCGGGGGCGGTGCTGTGGAACAACCACGCCTCCGACCTGTGGCGGTACTTCACCATCTACCTCCGCCGGGAGATCGCCAAGCGGGCAGGACTCACCCAACAGGCTGCACGCGACCAGTCGCGCATCTCCTTCGGGAAGGTTGCTGAGTACCAAAAGCGCGGGGCTGTGCACTTCCATGCCGTCATCCGCTTCGACGGGCCAGACGGACCCGACACACCCCCACCCTCCTGGGCAACCCTCGACCTCCTCGACGATGCGATCCGGGCCGCCGCTGCCCGCGTTGAGGTGGATGTGCCTCCAGCCGGTGACCAACCCGCCCGCACTCTCACCTGGGGCACACAGCTCGACGTACGCCCCATCCTGGCCTTCGGCGACGACACCGAGATCACGGAAGCGGCGGTGGCCTCCTACGTCGCCAAATACGCGACCAAAGCGGCTGAGATCACGGGCGGACCTGATCGACCTGTCGGCAACCACGAAGCCTTGACCCTGCTCGATCTGCCCCACCACACACGCAGGTTGATGGCGGCCTGCCTCGACCTCCACCCCGCCTACCCCGAACGCCGGTTACGCGACTGGGCCCACATGCTCGGCTTCCGCGGCCACTTCTCCACCAAATCCCGCAGCTACTCCACCACCCTCGGCACACTCCGCCAAATCCGGGCCGACTACCGCGCATCACAAGAACGCCGGCGTCTTGGCCTCCCCGACCTCGACGAACACCCCGAAGCAACAACCCTCGTCATCGCCCACTGGACCTACGCCGGACACGGCCACACACCCGGCGAAACCTGGCTCGCAGCCACCATCCACAACGACCTCCAAGCCAACCGAGAACTAGCCCGCGAAGCACGCAACGAACTG